The genomic segment AGGCATTAAGATAACTCCCGGAGCTAAATACGAACCATACCGGGCAATCGCATGAGGAACAACCCGAACTCCCAAATCTTTATACCCCTTCTTAAGCTTCATTTTATCATAAAATTCCATTGGTCCACTTTCCCATACCTCCATTTTTTGAATTCCAAAATAAAGTAATACAGCCTTTTTTACCCATTCGTTAACCTTCCATTCGCCTTCACTTGATTCTGCCACCCGAAGCTCTCCCTTATCCAGCATCGCAATGGCATGGTGAATTGCAAGTTTAACTTCCTCTTTTTCAAGCAGTTTTCTATCTACCCAAGCCGATTCTATCAAGTCTTTCATTTGATCCATTTTTTTGCAAACTTAGTTTTTATTCAGAATTAAACCATTTATTCAGTACTTTGCAAGGATGTTAACTAGAGAAGAGGCAATTCAAATTTGTATTCATTCACTTGAAGAAAAAATTAAGTTCATTCAAAATCAATTAAATGAACTTAGCCAAGGTATCGAAAATGACGGTAAAAGTTCGGCAGGCGATAAACACGAAACCTCCATCTCTATGATGCAATTGGAACAAGAAAAACTGGGCGAACAGCTATTCTTGACCTTGGATCAACATGCCAATCTGCTGAAATTAACTAACCAGGAATTTTTACCAATTGCTTGCAATGGTCGACTCATCCTTACTTCTAATGGGTATTATTTCCTTGGTGTTAGTTTAGGAAAAGTAACTACAACTGCAGGAACTACCTTTTTTGCACTAAGCATTCAAAGCCCTTTCGGGAAATTATTGGTAGGAAAAAAAATGGGAGAGAGTTTCCAATTCAATGGCAAAAATTATCAGATTTTAAATATCGAATAATTCTAAGCCCAAACTTTAGTGCCTTCAGTACAATTGGTACAAATATCAATCTCTGATCTCGACTTTAACAAGGACGTTCTGAACTGTGTATAATTCTCATTATGCCAAAGTTCCTGGAAATCAACTTGCTTTAAATCACCTAATTGATGTGTAGCATCTTTATCAAAACAACATGGGACAACTAAACCATCCCAAGTAATTACACAAGAATGCCATAGTTTCCAACAATGATTAGATAAGGAATTTTTAATGGTCCATTTTCCTGGTTCTGTCTCTTTATACCTGCTATACTTATCAATAGTTGGAATTAAATCGTTACCATTTTCATACTCATAAACCTGGGCTGTTTTAAATCTAACCTCATCAACACCTATCTCCTTACCTAGTTTCTTTACATCCTCAATTTGATGCTCATTCGGCTTTACCACCAAAAACTGAAAAATGATGTGTGGAGTTGAACTTTTTAACTCCCTTTTCCATTTAACAACATTTTTTGCTCCTTCTATCACCTTTTCTAATTGCCCTCCTACTCTATAATTCTGATATGTTTCTTGGGTAGTTCCATCAATAGAAATAATTAAACGATCTAAGCCACTTAAAATGGTCCTTTTTGCTACCTCATCTTTTAAATAATGTGCGTTTGTGCTTGTGGCAGTATATATTCCTTTATCTGATGCATATTTCACCATATCAAGAAACTTGGTATTCAGGTAAGGTTCTCCCTGAAAATAAAAAATAAGATAATTGAGACTAGGGGCCAATTGATCTATAGTCCTCTTAAAAAAATCTTGATTCAACATTCCGGTTGGACGAGAAAATGCCCTCAAACCACTTGGACATTCCGGACATCTTAAATTGCAACTGGTAGTAGGCTCTATGCTGATACTTATAGGTAAGCCCCATTGGACAGGCTTTCTTAAATACTTAGATACATAATAACTTGAAACTACTTTAGCCATGTTCCAAACACGACCGGGACTAAGCTTTAAAGTATAATTCAAAGCATCCCTAAATTGACTTCCATTCATAGATTTGTCGCAAAGGTAATCATAGGAATAATACCACTAATGATGATACTTTTCATTCCTTAAAATTGTAAATGCTCTATAAAGTTGCTCTGCAATAATTGCCCTAACCATTTGATGAGTAAAGGTCATTGATGACAACGAAATCAAACCATTGGCGCGTTTATAAACATTTTCGGAAAACCCAAATGCTCCACCGGTTACAAAAAAAATATTCTTGCCTGCCATAAATTGCTTCTGAAGAAATTGCGAAAATTCAACCGAGGAATACGTTTTCCCCTTTTCATCAAACAACAATACTATATCAGCAGGCTTAATTAATTTGAATAAATTTTCTTCTTCAATCAGCTTTAATGAAGCAACACTCATTTGCCCTTTTGAATCAGGCAAGCAAATATGCTGAACGTTTGCATAATGGGAAAGCCGGTCTAAATAGTCTTTCTCTAGAACTTCTATACTTTTATCGTTGGTCCTCCCCTGGTGAACAATTGTTATTTTCAAATGTTACAATTGATTTATTGAACTTGCAAAATTAAACAACCATGATTCTGCAAACCGGAAGGAGCAGTGGTATTCCCACCTGCATAAAAACTATCGAAGGCATATTTACAAGCCCTAACTGATATAGTGTAGGTTCCCGCTGTGGAAATATCAACGTATCCGGTCATTGACCATAAACCAATTGTACCAGACCAGCCACTTGCATCATTTACATCTACTACCTGATACATTTGAGGTATACCAACTCCGTTATTAAAGACTTGAATTACACAACCTGAACCTCCGTAAGTAGAAGAAAAGGTTTCCAAATTACCCGTTGTAAAAATATTTATCCTTGCAGGAACTGTTGTTATAGTGATGCTTTGAGTTAAATTGGTTATTTGAGTAAAAGTTGGATAGGTGGACGAAACCGATGTTCGAGTTGCATAAGCACCATAATAGGAATTAAAGGCACTAGCCCCGGTTGCTCCGGTCGCTCCGGTGCTGCCATTTGCACCGGAAGGCCCTGTAGGTCCGGTTGCCCCATTAGTACCACTTGCTCCTGACGGACCAGTTGGACCGGTTACCCCATCAACTCCACTTGGACCAGTAACACCTGTTACACCTGTAGCTCCTGTTGCTCCATTTGCTCCACTTGATCCTGATGGACCGGTTGGACCGGTTACCCCATCAACACCACTTGGACCAGTAACACCGGTTACACCTGTTGCTCCATTAACACCACTTGCTCCTGATGGACCGGTTGGACCGGTTACTCCATCAACACCACTTGGACCAGTAACACCAGTTACACCTGTTGCTCCTGTTGCTCCAATAGCACCACTTGCTCCTGATGGACCAGTTGGACCGGTTACCCCATCAACACCACTTGGACCAGTAACACCAGTTGCTCCGGTTGCTCCATTATTTCCTGTTGCTCCTGTTGCACCGGCAACACCACTTGGTCCTGCGACACCAGTTGCTCCTGTTGCTCCATTATTTCCTGTGGCTCCTGTGGCTCCTGTGGCTCCTGTGGCTCCTGTTGCACCGGCAACACCACTTGGTCCAGCAACACCGGTTGCTCCGGTTGCTCCATTACTTCCTGTGGCTCCTGTGGCTCCAGTTGCACCAGCAACACCACTTGGTCCTGCGACACCGGTTGCTCCGGTTGCTCCATTATTTCCTGTGGCTCCTGTGGCTCCTGTGGCACCAGCAACACCACTTGGTCCAGCAACACCGGTTGCTCCGGTTGCTCCATTATTTCCTGTTGCTCCTGTGGCTCCATTAACACCACTTGGCCCAGTTGCACCAACAGCTCCTGTGGCTCCTGCACTGCCTGTTGGACCGGTTACTCCATTCGCACCGGTTACCCCAATTGGTCCTGTAGGTCCTGTAACTCCGGCAATTCCATTGGTTCCAGTTGGACCTGTAGGACCTGTAGGACCAATTGCATAAACCCAAACAGTTCCATCAAAATACCAAAATCCATCCAAATTATTTGTCTGGTATATCATCAACCCTGTTGCGGGTGATACAATGGCATTTTTTTGTGCCTCAGTCATTCTTGGAACCAAAAAACCTTGGTTACCTGATTGAAGTTCAAGTATGGCAGAAGGGTTCGGATTATTAGTTCCAATTCCCATATTCTGCTGAGAATTAGCCAAAAAGGATATAGAAACTAATGATCCAATTAATAGAGGGAGTAATTGTCTTTTCATTTTATTGCCGACCAATGTAATAATAAAATGAATTGACAAAAAAAAAGCCTTCAATTTGAAGGCTTTTTTTTAATATGCAAGCTTAATGTTTAATTACAATTATACTCGAGTTTTCTGTTCCGGCAACAGGAGAAGACACTCTCCATAATTTATAAAAATAGGTACCTGCAGACAATCCGGATTCACGTTCACTAATGCTATTTGAAATAAAAGTATTTGCTGCCGGTGGAGTTGAACCTGAATTTCCAATCAATGTTCCGGCGCTTCCAGAGCCGGATACATTATCTCTGGTTAATTTAGTAAAAACATCACTTGTGGTTGATGTTTTTACTGAATAATTACAATTAACTATAGCAGTTTCACCTGCTGCTATTGTTACCGATGCTTCTCCTACAAATACGTAGGTTCCAGTGCTTGTGGAAATGGTTAATACCGCAGAATTTAAAGTTCCCACATCTCCTGATAAATCGTCAGTAATTGTAAAAGTCCAAACACCATTCGGACTTGTTCCTGCAAAACTTGACATTGGCTGCTCGGGTATAAAACTACCTGCGAAAGGCGCTGTACCTGCTGTAATGGAACCACTTCCTGCATCCGTAAAAATGGTATTGGAATAATTATCCCCGGAGCCTCCATTGTCTGAGCTTAAATCAATGGTAACTCCTCCTCCGGGATTCGACAAAGTCATATCCAAATCATTATCGAAGGTATGTGTAATATTAACAGTCAGAATAACATCGCAAACAGTTCCGGTTAGTCCGGTAACATTGAATGTGGTGCTTTGAGTTGCCAAATCGTTAATTGTCAATGGCAAGGTAAGTGCTGTGAAATTAGTCCCTAATCCACAACCTGAACCTGCTGTTAAAACATTCGAATTAGAATCGAAAGAAGAAGATG from the Bacteroidia bacterium genome contains:
- a CDS encoding SPASM domain-containing protein, yielding MNGSQFRDALNYTLKLSPGRVWNMAKVVSSYYVSKYLRKPVQWGLPISISIEPTTSCNLRCPECPSGLRAFSRPTGMLNQDFFKRTIDQLAPSLNYLIFYFQGEPYLNTKFLDMVKYASDKGIYTATSTNAHYLKDEVAKRTILSGLDRLIISIDGTTQETYQNYRVGGQLEKVIEGAKNVVKWKRELKSSTPHIIFQFLVVKPNEHQIEDVKKLGKEIGVDEVRFKTAQVYEYENGNDLIPTIDKYSRYKETEPGKWTIKNSLSNHCWKLWHSCVITWDGLVVPCCFDKDATHQLGDLKQVDFQELWHNENYTQFRTSLLKSRSEIDICTNCTEGTKVWA
- a CDS encoding 23S rRNA (pseudouridine(1915)-N(3))-methyltransferase RlmH, which produces MKITIVHQGRTNDKSIEVLEKDYLDRLSHYANVQHICLPDSKGQMSVASLKLIEEENLFKLIKPADIVLLFDEKGKTYSSVEFSQFLQKQFMAGKNIFFVTGGAFGFSENVYKRANGLISLSSMTFTHQMVRAIIAEQLYRAFTILRNEKYHH
- a CDS encoding exosporium protein; protein product: MKRQLLPLLIGSLVSISFLANSQQNMGIGTNNPNPSAILELQSGNQGFLVPRMTEAQKNAIVSPATGLMIYQTNNLDGFWYFDGTVWVYAIGPTGPTGPTGTNGIAGVTGPTGPIGVTGANGVTGPTGSAGATGAVGATGPSGVNGATGATGNNGATGATGVAGPSGVAGATGATGATGNNGATGATGVAGPSGVAGATGATGATGSNGATGATGVAGPSGVAGATGATGATGATGATGNNGATGATGVAGPSGVAGATGATGNNGATGATGVTGPSGVDGVTGPTGPSGASGAIGATGATGVTGVTGPSGVDGVTGPTGPSGASGVNGATGVTGVTGPSGVDGVTGPTGPSGSSGANGATGATGVTGVTGPSGVDGVTGPTGPSGASGTNGATGPTGPSGANGSTGATGATGASAFNSYYGAYATRTSVSSTYPTFTQITNLTQSITITTVPARINIFTTGNLETFSSTYGGSGCVIQVFNNGVGIPQMYQVVDVNDASGWSGTIGLWSMTGYVDISTAGTYTISVRACKYAFDSFYAGGNTTAPSGLQNHGCLILQVQ